In Thermoanaerobacterium xylanolyticum LX-11, the genomic window GTCTTTTCGATCGAAACCCATCTTTTTTAAACTGTCGACTAATGCGCTTGCCATACCTTGAGTAGGGAATACGGCCGTTATTTTCATAAAAACACCTCCACATTCTAATATTCCACATAATAGATTTAATTATAAAATGCGTTTTCTTTCTTTTGTTTTGTATTTACTTTGTTAAATTATTGTGGTATACTATCATTTAGTACCACCCCCTATCTAGGGGATATATGATGCATTTAATAAAAGGTGGTGACGAGATGGAAGCGAAAGAAAACATAATAAATAGATACGAAAAATTAGCTGAAGAAGATGACAATTTAAGCTGTGGCGGCAAGAATATCGTTTTGGCAGATTTAAAAGAAGGAGAAAATGTGCTTGATTTAGGATGTGGCAGAGGAAATGACGTTTTAAATGCTGCAAAGATAATAGGTGAAAGAGGAATTGCAGTAGGTCTCGATCTTACTGAAAAAATGATCGAAGAAGCTGAAAAAAACAGAAAGAAGCTTAATATAAAGAATGCTGAGTTTGTTGTAGGAGATGTTGAAAGCATACCACTTGAAAGTGAAAAGTTTGACGTTGTCATAAGCGATTGTGTGATAAATCATGCAAAAGACAAAGAGAGAGTTTATAAAGAAATTTACAGGGTTCTTAAAGCTGGTGGAAGATTTATTGTTTCAGACGTGGTGTCAAAAGATAGACTTCCAGATGAGATTGTAAATGACCCTGAAGCTTGGGCTGACTGCTTCGGCGGAGCTATTCCGGAGGAAGATTATATAAAAGCCATAAACAATGCAGGTTTTAAAGAAATAGAATATCTTAAAAAGCGTGAATACATGAAAAATGGATATCCAGTTGCAAGTATAACAATCAAAGGTATTAAAAGGTAGATATCTTGCATTAAAAGGAGGTGATTTAGGTGAAAGCTGTAACAAATAAGAATTCAAATTGCTGCACAACACAAAACAGCAGTGTTGCACAATGCTGCTCAAAGTCATCGAAGCTTGTTGTAGGCTGCCATGACTAAAAAAATGCGGTAGAATTTCTACCGCATAAATTAAGGAGTGATTTTATTGTACTTTAGTAAGTATAACATGATTCTACCTTTTAGTGAAGAGAAAAATGACTTTATTATTTTAAATTTGCTATCAGGTAGTTCAGATATTGCTTCAAAAGATGAGGTAGATAAGCTTTATGATATAAAATCGGGTAAGGATGTTTACGACATCGATTTTCTCGATTACGTCATTGACAGAGGATATGTATATGAAGAAAAAGAGCATGAGGATATAAGGATAAAAGAAGCGTATGAAGAATTTAAGGAGATAATGGATGAATCGCCAACACAGATATTGCTGGTGCCAACGTATGGATGTAATTTTTCTTGCATCTATTGCTACGAAAGAGGAATACCAACAAAGAAAGATTTAATAACGAAAGAGGCTGTAGATGCCTTTTTTGATGATATAAATGATAGGTTTAAGTTGGAGAAGGTAAGGCCGTACATTACGCTCTTTGGTGGAGAGCCTTTTATAGACACAGATGTTCAAAAAGACATTATTAATTATATTGTAGAAAAGAGCAAGCTGTACGGTTATGAGATAGCTGCAGTTACTAATGGTTACAATGTATTAGAGTATATAGACATCCTTAAAAAAGGGAATGTGAAAGAAATACAGGTAACTCTTGATGGGCCTAAGGAAGTCCACAACAGGCGAAGAAAGCTATTAGGCGGTGGAGATAGTTTTGAAAAGATTCTATTGGGAATTGACAGCCTAATCGAGAATGACATGCCTGTGAATTTAAGGGTTGTGGTTGATAAAGACAATTATTCTTATCTGCCGGAATTGGCAGAAATTCTTGATAAAAAAGGGTATCTCAATCTGGATGGTACTAAATTTAAGACGCAGATAGGCAGGAATTATGAGCTTTTCGAATGTTCCTTAAACCATCAAAGCCTTATGTCACAAGTGGAGCAGTGGGCTACATTTGTAGAGCTATCTAAAAAGTATTCAATACTTAAAAAATTTCATAAACCAGATTTTAAAGGCATGAGAAATGTGCTTGTTTCAGGTACTATGTATTCTCCTACATTTGATACATGTCCTGCTGGCAAAAAAGAATGGCTTTACGATTTGTACGGCGATATATATGGATGTACTGCAAGCTGCGGTAGGAAAGATTATCGCTTAGGTACTTTTTATCCTGAGAGAAGGATTTTTGATGATAAAGTTTTGCCGTGGAAAGAGAGAAACGTCTTAAATATACCACAGTGCAAAGAATGCCCTGTAAGTTTAGTTTGCGGCGGTGGCTGTGGAGTCGTCGCGAATGAAAGAAATGGCAGTATATTATCTCCTGATTGTAGAGACATAAAAAAATTATATGAATTAGGTGTTGAGTATTACAGAGATGAAGTATTAATTCAAGATTAAAAATTTTAAGGAGGATGTATTTATGGTAAGAGAAATCAATGCTAATGAATTTGAAGAGGTTGTTTTAAATTCTAAAAAGCCAGTTGTAGTAGATTTTTATTCTACTGATTGTCCACCGTGTGCCCAACTAAAACCGATATTTCATAGATTAGCCGATGTATATAAAGATCACATGGAATTTGTTGAAATATACAGACAAGGCAATAAAGATTTAGCATTAAGCCTTGGCGTAAAAGGAAGCCCTACACTTTTGTTCTTTAGAGACGGTAAAGAAACTGGTGAGAGATTAAATGGATATATTTCAAAGCCAGATCTTCGCAAGGCAGTAGAAAAGGTGATAGGTTTTTCACTTTTGGACAAAGAGCCAGAGAAGGTTGAGTGCGATGTTCTAATAATGGGCGGAGGACCTGCAGGTCTTACGGCTGCTTTGTACTCAGCAAGGGCAAACTTGAAGACGGTTGTCATAGATGAAGCAACTACAGGCGGTCAAGCAGCAAACACATATTATATAGAAAATTATCCTGGAACAGAAGGTCAGATCGAAGGAAAGAAATTGACGGAAAACATGAGAAAACAGGCAGAAAGCTTTGGTGCAATCATTGATGATTTAAAAGAAGTATTTGAGATTAAGCTTACTGACGATGAGAAATTTGTAAGAACAGAGGACAAGATATACTATCCTAAAGCTGTTATAATAGCTATGGGAGCGCAGCCAAGAAAGCTTCCTGCAGAAGGAGAAGCTGAATTCAGAGGAAAAGGCATTCACTATTGTGCAATATGCGATGGTGCAATGTATGAAGGAAAACACGTGGCTGTAATAGGTGGAGGCAATTCTGCCATTCAGGAAGCATTGTACCTTGCAAACATCGCTGACAAGGTAACGGTTATACACGAATTCGATAATTTACAAGCTTCAAATGTGCTGCAAGAAAAAGCCTTTACCAATCCTAAGATAAACTTTATTTGGGAGTCTCACGTTGTAAAGGCAAATGGAGATGGAATGCTTAAATCTCTGACGTACAAGAACCTAAAGACAGGTGAACTTAAAGATATAGAAGTTGATGGCGTATTTGTCTACATTGGTCTTACACCTAAGACAGACATATTCAAGGGAATACTTGAGTTAAATCAATATGGCTACATCAAAGCAGATGAGGATCTAATGACAAATGTGAAAGGCGTATTTGTTGCTGGTGATATAAGAGATAAAAAGATAAGGCAAGTTGTCACTGCAGCAGGAGATGGAGCCGTTGCTGCTGTAAGCGCAGAAAGGTATATACAGGAGCTGTGATTTTGCATACTTTTAAAAAGTATGAAAGGAGATAATGATGGAGTGCTGCGAGACAAAGTACATGGAAAATTGCATGATATGTGGGAAGCCGCTCATGTATTTAGAAAAGCCAGTATTGAAAAGATGCGAATACTGTGGTATAGAAGAATTAACTCTTGCCCACTGTACGGATGGGCACTACGTTTGCGACAAATGTCACGCAAAGGACGGCATTGAGGTCATAAAGGATTATTGTCTGTCTACAGATTCTAAAGACCCTATGGAGATTGTGGAAAATATCATGTCAGACAGCAGGATACCAATGCATGGACCAGAACATCATGCATTGGTTCCTGCAGCAATAGTCACGGCTTACAAAAATTTGACAGGAAAAGTTTCTGACGAGGATATCTTAGAGGCCGTAAACCGTGGGAAAGAGATTCCTGGCGGAGCATGTGGTTATTATGGTGCCTGTGGTGCGGGTATTGGAATCGGTGTTGCTATTTCCGTCATTTACAAAGCTACACCTCTTACACCTCTTAAAAGGACTAAGGCACATTTAGCTGTTGCAAGTGCCCTTAAAAGCATCGGTGAAGCTGGTGGTGCCAGATGTTGTAAGAAATGTACAAGGATATCAATAGAAGAAGCAGTAGAATTTTTTGAAAAAGAATTGAATGTCAAATTTCCTACAACTTTTGAAAGGACAGATGATTGTAATTACTCAAAGAGAAACAGGGAATGCTATTATATGTGCAAGTACAGAGACGTGGAAAAGTCAGAAAGGAGTGTGAAATATGGGTCTTGACATCACTAAAGAAGTGGCTTATTCATTTGCTGAAGCTGTGGAAAAGGTTAAAGAAGCTTTGAAAGGCGTAGGATTTGGAATATTAGTAGAGATTGACATGAAAGATACGATAAAAAAGAAAATAGGCAAGGATATGATGAACTACGTCATACTTGGTGCCTGCAATCCCACTTATGCTTACGAGGTATTAAACATTGACCCCGAAGTAGGGCTTTTGCTGCCTTGCAATGTGATTGTGTACGAAAAAAGCGATGGCAGTGTAGTTGTATCGGCAATTGATCCTTTAAAGGCATTGCCTTCTAATGATGAAAAATTGTCTAAAATTGCAGAAGAAGTTGCTGATAAGTTGAAAAAAGCCATAGATGTGCTGTAGAATAACATTAGAGGTGATACAGTTGGCAATTGATATTGAATCAGATTTGAAACGGGCTTTAGATCTATTGGGTGAAGGACATGTGTTTGCGCTGGACGTAGGTACTGGTAGAGCACGTATGGCTTACGCATTGGCCAGGTACGGCTATGATGTGGTGTCGTTAGAGTACAATATTGACACGCTAAAAAAAGCTAAAGAAATCATAAGCAATGAAGATGTGGAAGGCAAAATCTTGTTTGTGCATGGTGATGCACATAGGATGCCGTTTATTGATGAATCTTTTGAGGTTGTCGCATCTTACAATGCAATGCACCACATGAGCGACTATAATGTTGCCATTGATGAGATGGTGAGAGTACTGAGAAAAGGCGGCAAGATATTGATAACAGAGCTTAACGATGTAGGCAAGGAAAGAGTTGCCGAATCTCACAGGCAAAGAGGAAGCCATCATGAAGCAAAAATAGACATTTACGATGTAGTAAATTACCTTAAAGATAAGCACAATATTGTAGGTGAGATTTCTAAAGGAGAATTTATCGACATATTTTACGGAGTAAAATAAATCAGGATAAATTTGGTTGTTGACAAATCTACAAAATATGATAAAATATGATATGTCTTAGGCCCCGTGGTCAAGTGGTTAAGACATCGCCCTTTCACGGCGGTAACATGGGTTCGAATCCCGTCGGGGTCACCAAATTTGAATATT contains:
- a CDS encoding methyltransferase domain-containing protein translates to MHLIKGGDEMEAKENIINRYEKLAEEDDNLSCGGKNIVLADLKEGENVLDLGCGRGNDVLNAAKIIGERGIAVGLDLTEKMIEEAEKNRKKLNIKNAEFVVGDVESIPLESEKFDVVISDCVINHAKDKERVYKEIYRVLKAGGRFIVSDVVSKDRLPDEIVNDPEAWADCFGGAIPEEDYIKAINNAGFKEIEYLKKREYMKNGYPVASITIKGIKR
- a CDS encoding DUF5714 domain-containing protein; the encoded protein is MECCETKYMENCMICGKPLMYLEKPVLKRCEYCGIEELTLAHCTDGHYVCDKCHAKDGIEVIKDYCLSTDSKDPMEIVENIMSDSRIPMHGPEHHALVPAAIVTAYKNLTGKVSDEDILEAVNRGKEIPGGACGYYGACGAGIGIGVAISVIYKATPLTPLKRTKAHLAVASALKSIGEAGGARCCKKCTRISIEEAVEFFEKELNVKFPTTFERTDDCNYSKRNRECYYMCKYRDVEKSERSVKYGS
- a CDS encoding DUF302 domain-containing protein — its product is MGLDITKEVAYSFAEAVEKVKEALKGVGFGILVEIDMKDTIKKKIGKDMMNYVILGACNPTYAYEVLNIDPEVGLLLPCNVIVYEKSDGSVVVSAIDPLKALPSNDEKLSKIAEEVADKLKKAIDVL
- the trxB gene encoding thioredoxin-disulfide reductase; this encodes MVREINANEFEEVVLNSKKPVVVDFYSTDCPPCAQLKPIFHRLADVYKDHMEFVEIYRQGNKDLALSLGVKGSPTLLFFRDGKETGERLNGYISKPDLRKAVEKVIGFSLLDKEPEKVECDVLIMGGGPAGLTAALYSARANLKTVVIDEATTGGQAANTYYIENYPGTEGQIEGKKLTENMRKQAESFGAIIDDLKEVFEIKLTDDEKFVRTEDKIYYPKAVIIAMGAQPRKLPAEGEAEFRGKGIHYCAICDGAMYEGKHVAVIGGGNSAIQEALYLANIADKVTVIHEFDNLQASNVLQEKAFTNPKINFIWESHVVKANGDGMLKSLTYKNLKTGELKDIEVDGVFVYIGLTPKTDIFKGILELNQYGYIKADEDLMTNVKGVFVAGDIRDKKIRQVVTAAGDGAVAAVSAERYIQEL
- a CDS encoding class I SAM-dependent methyltransferase; the encoded protein is MIQLAIDIESDLKRALDLLGEGHVFALDVGTGRARMAYALARYGYDVVSLEYNIDTLKKAKEIISNEDVEGKILFVHGDAHRMPFIDESFEVVASYNAMHHMSDYNVAIDEMVRVLRKGGKILITELNDVGKERVAESHRQRGSHHEAKIDIYDVVNYLKDKHNIVGEISKGEFIDIFYGVK
- a CDS encoding radical SAM/SPASM domain-containing protein; amino-acid sequence: MILLYFSKYNMILPFSEEKNDFIILNLLSGSSDIASKDEVDKLYDIKSGKDVYDIDFLDYVIDRGYVYEEKEHEDIRIKEAYEEFKEIMDESPTQILLVPTYGCNFSCIYCYERGIPTKKDLITKEAVDAFFDDINDRFKLEKVRPYITLFGGEPFIDTDVQKDIINYIVEKSKLYGYEIAAVTNGYNVLEYIDILKKGNVKEIQVTLDGPKEVHNRRRKLLGGGDSFEKILLGIDSLIENDMPVNLRVVVDKDNYSYLPELAEILDKKGYLNLDGTKFKTQIGRNYELFECSLNHQSLMSQVEQWATFVELSKKYSILKKFHKPDFKGMRNVLVSGTMYSPTFDTCPAGKKEWLYDLYGDIYGCTASCGRKDYRLGTFYPERRIFDDKVLPWKERNVLNIPQCKECPVSLVCGGGCGVVANERNGSILSPDCRDIKKLYELGVEYYRDEVLIQD